A window from Bacteroidota bacterium encodes these proteins:
- a CDS encoding ABC transporter ATP-binding protein — MIEIRNLVKSFGEQPVLRGIDLRINDGETVAIIGQSGCGKSVLLKHIIGLLKPDAGDVLVDGLNMSTAKPRAVEKMRRHIGFLFQGAALFDSMSVLENVTLGLREHGLRDEAELARITKEKLALVGLYGIEHQMPSHLSGGMKKRVALARALATEPKYMFYDEPTTGLDPITSDQIDALIEDLTAKLSVTSVIVTHDLFTVERIAKRVIFLHQGRIHFDGKHSELSASADPIVSLFLERYRAPLAIVK; from the coding sequence ATGATCGAAATCCGCAATCTGGTGAAATCGTTTGGCGAGCAGCCCGTGCTGCGCGGCATCGATCTTCGCATCAATGATGGCGAGACCGTGGCGATCATAGGCCAGAGCGGCTGCGGCAAGAGCGTGCTGCTCAAACACATCATCGGGCTATTGAAGCCGGATGCCGGCGATGTGTTGGTGGATGGATTGAACATGAGCACGGCCAAACCGCGCGCAGTCGAGAAGATGCGGCGACATATCGGATTCCTGTTCCAGGGTGCCGCGCTGTTCGACTCGATGAGCGTATTAGAGAATGTCACGCTTGGCCTTCGCGAGCATGGTCTGCGCGATGAAGCAGAGCTCGCGCGCATCACAAAAGAGAAGCTTGCACTCGTTGGGCTTTATGGCATCGAACATCAGATGCCATCGCATCTTTCGGGCGGTATGAAGAAGCGCGTCGCGCTCGCGCGGGCGCTCGCCACCGAGCCGAAGTACATGTTCTACGACGAGCCGACAACCGGACTCGATCCCATCACCAGCGATCAGATTGACGCATTGATCGAAGACCTGACAGCGAAGCTCAGTGTTACCAGCGTCATTGTCACGCACGATCTGTTTACGGTCGAGCGGATTGCCAAGCGTGTGATCTTTCTTCATCAGGGCCGCATTCATTTCGATGGCAAGCACTCGGAGTTGAGCGCGTCCGCGGATCCGATCGTTTCATTGTTTCTCGAGCGATACCGCGCTCCACTTGCGATCGTAAAATAA
- the thyX gene encoding FAD-dependent thymidylate synthase, translated as MPLDPSFDSQKPVLDHGYVRLLDIMGDDSSPDSDARISTGVAARSEDAQTTLVRFLLRHKHTTPFEGSVLKFEVRAPIMVIREWHRHRTFSYNEESGRYKQLDPLYYTPAPNRVAYQAKTNHQGSGEQHPDAERFIQEWNEEQQEFEADYTELIQTHNVARELARLNMPLAHYSTFVVTGNLLNWFRFLQLRMDQNAQYEIRMYANAIYELAKQYFPRSFEAFRDYWLEAVSLSKREADLLKQMLGTAITSETFVSAQPTPGPNFTKRESEEFRQKLVRMGLLAQ; from the coding sequence ATGCCGCTTGACCCCAGTTTCGATTCCCAAAAGCCCGTCCTTGATCACGGATACGTCCGCCTGCTCGATATTATGGGCGATGACTCATCGCCGGACTCCGACGCACGCATTTCGACCGGTGTGGCCGCCCGAAGCGAAGACGCGCAGACGACGCTCGTCCGCTTCCTGCTCCGCCATAAGCACACGACGCCGTTCGAAGGAAGCGTGCTGAAGTTCGAGGTCCGCGCGCCGATCATGGTGATCCGTGAGTGGCACCGGCACCGGACGTTCAGCTATAACGAGGAGTCAGGACGTTACAAACAACTCGATCCGCTCTACTACACCCCCGCGCCAAATCGCGTGGCCTATCAGGCGAAGACCAACCATCAAGGCTCGGGCGAGCAGCACCCAGACGCCGAGCGGTTCATTCAGGAGTGGAACGAGGAGCAGCAGGAGTTCGAAGCGGACTACACCGAGCTAATCCAGACGCATAACGTTGCGCGCGAACTGGCACGACTGAACATGCCGCTCGCGCATTACTCCACATTTGTTGTCACCGGCAATCTGCTCAACTGGTTTCGCTTTTTGCAGCTTCGGATGGACCAGAACGCTCAGTATGAAATTCGTATGTATGCGAATGCCATTTACGAGCTGGCGAAGCAATACTTCCCTCGGTCGTTCGAAGCCTTCCGCGATTACTGGCTCGAAGCGGTCTCACTCTCAAAGCGCGAAGCAGACTTACTCAAGCAAATGCTTGGCACTGCGATTACGTCCGAGACTTTTGTGTCCGCACAGCCCACGCCCGGACCGAACTTCACCAAACGCGAATCGGAGGAGTTCCGTCAGAAGCTCGTTCGTATGGGACTGCTTGCGCAATGA
- a CDS encoding phosphatase PAP2 family protein — translation MYEIDLAILHFFNQSLACSALDTITSVLTNVRYWYPVYLLGGLFLIYRYKWHGARMLLAAILLITVTDSFAHLIIKPLVNRPRPCATLPDGSHVVSWIRLPDGARWDGSFPSNHALNNFAIAAFFVTLWPKKRRTYWLLGAALLISLSRIYEGVHYPSDVLGGTVIGIVFGIGFASLQRVLERSLQQR, via the coding sequence ATGTACGAGATCGATCTCGCCATTCTGCATTTTTTCAATCAGTCGCTTGCCTGTTCCGCGCTGGACACGATTACGAGCGTCCTCACCAACGTGCGCTACTGGTATCCCGTCTATCTGCTCGGCGGGTTGTTCCTGATCTACCGGTACAAGTGGCACGGCGCACGAATGCTGCTCGCGGCCATCCTTCTCATTACCGTCACCGATTCCTTCGCACATCTCATCATCAAGCCGCTGGTCAATCGCCCCCGGCCCTGCGCGACCTTGCCGGATGGGTCGCACGTCGTTTCGTGGATTCGCCTTCCCGATGGCGCGCGGTGGGACGGGAGCTTCCCATCGAATCACGCACTCAACAACTTTGCGATTGCTGCATTCTTTGTCACACTTTGGCCGAAGAAACGTCGCACCTATTGGTTGTTGGGGGCCGCGCTGCTTATCAGTCTTAGCCGCATCTACGAGGGCGTACACTATCCGAGCGATGTGCTGGGTGGAACCGTGATTGGAATCGTGTTTGGGATTGGGTTCGCATCTCTCCAGCGAGTGCTCGAACGGAGTCTCCAGCAACGCTAA
- a CDS encoding ABC transporter permease yields the protein MRSPFILRTVGRIGGKTRAFVAEFGQASKLLGESFSYTRWIPRDRRLLLDQMAHIGSDSLPLVFVIGFFTGMVSAWQAAYQFKGLIPYSLLGAAVSRAIFIELGPVLTAIVIAGRVGASIAAELGTMRVTEQIDALESLAISPARYLALPRIVAAIVMMPLLVIFANTIALLGAYLVSNMFLDISSKMFFDSVQRFFHLKDIFGGLVKALFFGGVTALIGVHVGMRASGGAEGVGNATIRAFVLSSAMILVMDYMLWTILF from the coding sequence ATGCGCAGCCCTTTTATCCTCCGAACCGTAGGCCGTATTGGCGGGAAGACCCGTGCTTTCGTCGCGGAGTTCGGGCAGGCCTCGAAGCTGCTCGGGGAGTCGTTCAGCTACACACGGTGGATTCCACGCGACCGGCGGCTGCTGCTCGATCAGATGGCGCACATCGGTTCGGACTCGCTGCCGCTCGTCTTCGTCATCGGATTTTTCACCGGCATGGTGAGCGCGTGGCAAGCGGCGTATCAATTCAAAGGGCTGATTCCGTACAGCTTGCTCGGCGCGGCCGTGAGCCGCGCGATCTTTATCGAGCTGGGTCCGGTGCTGACGGCGATCGTGATCGCGGGCCGCGTCGGCGCTTCCATCGCGGCGGAGCTTGGCACGATGCGGGTAACCGAGCAGATCGATGCGCTCGAAAGCCTCGCGATCAGTCCCGCGCGCTACCTGGCGCTGCCGCGCATCGTCGCGGCCATCGTCATGATGCCGCTGCTCGTTATTTTTGCGAACACGATCGCGCTCCTGGGCGCATACCTCGTCAGCAACATGTTCCTGGATATTTCATCCAAAATGTTTTTCGATTCGGTCCAGCGGTTCTTTCATCTCAAAGATATCTTTGGCGGACTCGTCAAGGCGCTGTTTTTCGGCGGCGTGACGGCGCTCATCGGTGTCCACGTGGGGATGCGAGCCTCGGGTGGCGCGGAGGGCGTCGGCAATGCGACGATCCGCGCGTTCGTGCTCTCGAGCGCGATGATCCTCGTGATGGACTACATGCTCTGGACCATTCTCTTCTAA
- a CDS encoding class I SAM-dependent DNA methyltransferase has product MFEQSFKNIDDVLRQDAGCATELDYIEQTSWILFLKYLDDLEETKKQNAAFEGKKYSYILDPKYRWDAWACPKAKDGKLDHSKALDGDDLKDFVNDKLFPYLRKFRVDSPDRIEYKIGEIFHELKNKLTSGYRLREILNTVDTMHFRHYEEIHELSHLYESKIAKMGNAGRNGGEYYTPRPLIRAIVRAVAPELGKTIYDGACGSAGFLCESFVYLAGESAKLSTAQMKTLQTKTLYGKEIKSLAYIIGVMNMILHGIEAPNILHTNTLAENINDIQEKDRYDIVLANPPFGAGIGREIQQNFPIKTGETAFLFLQHFIKILRAGGRAGIVIKNTFLSNTDNASVSLRKLLLESCQLNAVLDLPSGAFQGAGVKTVVLFFEKGAPTKKIWYYQLNAGRNLGKTQPLSDSDLAEFVKLQKTKAASENSWSVDIKDVDKTTYDLSVKNPSKGGEAVLRDAKEILEEMRSLDRESAEAMEKISKLLSA; this is encoded by the coding sequence ATGTTCGAACAGTCCTTCAAAAATATCGACGATGTCCTCCGTCAGGATGCCGGTTGCGCGACCGAACTCGATTACATTGAGCAGACATCCTGGATTCTCTTCCTGAAATATCTCGACGATCTCGAAGAGACCAAGAAGCAGAACGCTGCATTTGAAGGGAAGAAGTACAGCTACATTCTTGACCCCAAGTATCGCTGGGATGCGTGGGCGTGCCCAAAAGCGAAGGACGGAAAGCTCGACCACAGCAAAGCGCTCGATGGCGACGACCTAAAAGACTTCGTCAACGATAAGCTCTTTCCCTATCTCCGGAAATTCCGCGTTGACAGCCCGGACCGGATTGAATACAAGATCGGCGAGATATTCCACGAGCTGAAGAATAAGCTGACGAGCGGTTACCGGCTGCGGGAAATCCTGAACACCGTGGACACGATGCACTTCCGGCACTACGAGGAAATCCACGAACTCTCGCATCTCTACGAATCGAAGATCGCGAAAATGGGAAATGCCGGAAGGAACGGCGGCGAGTACTATACGCCGCGTCCGTTGATCCGAGCGATCGTCAGAGCCGTTGCACCGGAACTTGGCAAAACGATTTATGATGGCGCCTGCGGTTCTGCCGGATTTCTGTGCGAGTCGTTTGTCTATCTCGCCGGAGAGAGTGCGAAGCTCTCGACCGCGCAGATGAAGACCCTGCAAACGAAGACGCTCTACGGCAAGGAGATCAAGTCGCTCGCGTATATCATCGGCGTGATGAACATGATCCTGCATGGCATCGAAGCGCCGAACATCCTCCATACGAACACGCTCGCCGAGAACATCAACGACATTCAGGAGAAGGACCGCTACGACATTGTGCTTGCGAATCCGCCGTTCGGAGCCGGCATCGGACGCGAGATCCAACAGAACTTCCCGATCAAGACCGGCGAGACGGCATTCCTCTTCCTACAACACTTCATCAAGATTCTCCGCGCTGGCGGACGAGCGGGCATCGTGATCAAGAACACGTTTTTGTCCAACACCGATAACGCATCGGTGAGCCTAAGGAAGCTGTTGCTTGAGAGTTGCCAGTTGAACGCCGTGCTCGATCTTCCGAGCGGCGCGTTTCAGGGCGCGGGCGTGAAGACCGTTGTCCTCTTCTTCGAAAAAGGCGCGCCAACCAAGAAGATTTGGTACTACCAACTCAATGCGGGTCGCAATCTTGGGAAGACGCAGCCGCTGAGCGATAGCGACCTCGCAGAGTTTGTGAAGTTGCAGAAGACGAAAGCTGCTTCGGAGAACTCGTGGTCGGTGGATATCAAGGATGTTGACAAAACAACCTACGATCTCTCCGTCAAGAACCCAAGCAAAGGCGGCGAGGCGGTGCTGCGTGACGCGAAGGAAATCCTGGAGGAGATGCGCTCGCTCGACCGAGAGAGTGCGGAGGCAATGGAAAAGATTAGCAAACTGTTATCCGCTTGA